The following proteins come from a genomic window of Theileria equi strain WA chromosome 2 map unlocalized gcontig_1105316255037, whole genome shotgun sequence:
- a CDS encoding conserved hypothetical protein (encoded by transcript BEWA_036620A): MKISFGLSVNKEAVKPPKDTAKVANIFSATAEAPKVIKRSILEITNGSFKEEGGPEESVKDEYVIPCKNSLEDLKQTPSEEQASLPKIQLKFGLNILNVKRVKDGGNAECAKDEEKTRKSEAPESDPSAVVPSTLAKDSDSYAANLIIKETNEAMLNDLFGITEQDLAEKASKTVPILLRKGANGDSEGKQDAKMYDKMPVENFGLAMLLGMGFDPKSNFKKPREYKKRVYERGGLGSDAAMKNNMDMLLNAKLMANVKSNSDVTLFPGLVLKVIDKKSSHYRRKGVVTKVCGSAVTLSLLSDDQATTGESIDIMSKYLETIVVAGSNCKVVRKINNRQGKEEIQVGSLVNVLSIHDGSAKVSHNGSVLYTSMDNICGFSRVPQ; this comes from the coding sequence ATGAAGATATCATTTGGTCTATCGGTCAATAAAGAGGCGGTAAAGCCCCCAAAGGACACTGCCAAGGTTGCCAATATTTTTTCAGCGACAGCAGAGGCTCCAAAAGTCATTAAAAGGAGCATTTTGGAGATTACAAACGGGTCATTTAAGGAGGAAGGTGGCCCTGAAGAATCcgtaaaggatgaatacGTCATCCCCTGCAAGAATAGCCTCGAAGATTTAAAACAAACTCCCTCTGAGGAACAGGCCTCGTTGCCGAAAATACAACTCAAGTTTGGTCTCAACATTTTGAATGTTAAAAGggtaaaggatggaggtAACGCAGAGTGCGCAAAGGATGAGGAAAAGACTAGAAAATCGGAAGCGCCAGAAAGCGATCCATCAGCGGTTGTTCCGTCAACACTCGCCAAAGACAGCGACTCTTACGCCGCGAATTTGATTATAAAGGAGACGAATGAAGCAATGCTGAATGATCTGTTTGGGATCACTGAACAGGATTTGGCGGAAAAGGCATCAAAGACTGTCCCTATACTCCTGAGAAAGGGGGCTAATGGCGATTCAGAGGGAAAACAAGACGCTAAAATGTACGATAAAATGCCAGTCGAGAACTTTGGCCTCGCAATGCTCTTGGGTATGGGATTTGACCCCAAAAGTAACTTTAAAAAGCcaagagaatataaaaagaGAGTTTACGAGCGAGGTGGGCTAGGTTCAGATGCAGCAATGAAGAATAACATGGACATGCTTTTGAATGCAAAGCTAATGGCGAATGTAAAGAGCAATTCAGACGTCACTCTATTCCCTGGACTAGTGCTCAAGGTCATTGACAAAAAGAGCAGCCATTATAGAAGAAAGGGAGTCGTTACAAAAGTCTGCGGATCGGCTGTAACTCTCTCTCTACTCTCTGACGACCAAGCTACGACTGGTGAGTCCATAGACATTATGAGCAAGTATTTGGAGACTATTGTGGTCGCTGGAAGCAACTGCAAGGTCGTTCGCAAGATTAATAATCGGCAAGGCAAAGAAGAGATACAAGTAGGCTCGCTTGTAAATGTGCTGAGTATACACGACGGATCAGCAAAAGTGTCCCATAATGGGAGCGTATTGTACACATCAATGGACAATATTTGTGGATTCTCAAGGGTCCCTCAATGA
- a CDS encoding glutamate cysteine ligase, putative (encoded by transcript BEWA_036630A): MGFLQAGELVEDIKPVEEKVRQLGIAQFLNTLTQNVGRRDPNRLFGDELEYMLINVDSQKRDVQLLPRAPHILECIKDPKYAPKTCKLMPEYASYMVEGIPYSPYTLDSDYLPRIHESLKSRRKEIKTLLTHLGCNEGRVSTLSSFPLLGCPNAVYKGVCGSPDILRRGRAISQSRYTEDDIISPHVRFSSITNNIRNRRGGIEILIKAYEHGSDSTASESQDPTSTNHSANVHVENLDEYIRDQVVASDPMLSAETLLQTKGTKGTASGDHKNIHMDAIVFGMGMCCLQLTFSCLDINEARYLHDQMAVLAPLFIALTASTVVFRGALAATDTRWEVLCQAMDDVKASEKSMVQKSRFSSASLYIGNDEFLKKNYSVLNDNKVACLSSIYDKLVENGVDSILARHFAHIFLYQPLVVYKEDFDAVDCSATDAHFEVFQSTNWNSVRFKPPPVVKHEKEGTTYPIPWRVELRPCEIQIRDSENAVFLTAIPYIIKTLLREKWNLYVPLSLVDANIKRSSSINACIVQKFYMRTNIFENRINIKEMTTFDIFFGELGLINRCMQHLEADYKSGLFSQESYEGMKKSFEFIKDRCTGKVPTNAVEIRNFILNHPKYNHDGLVNREIVFDLVTQLAD, from the coding sequence ATGGGCTTCCTGCAGGCTGGAGAGTTGGTGGAGGACATAAAGCCGGTGGAAGAAAAGGTACGCCAACTCGGTATCGCACAGTTCCTCAATACGTTGACGCAAAATGTTGGTAGGAGGGACCCTAATCGGCTGTTTGGAGACGAGCTCGAGTACATGCTCATAAATGTGGACTCCCAGAAGAGAGACGTCCAGCTGCTTCCGAGAGCTCCTCACATTCTCGAGTGCATCAAGGACCCAAAGTACGCCCCAAAGACCTGCAAACTAATGCCAGAATACGCGTCTTACATGGTTGAGGGAATCCCCTACTCTCCGTACACTTTGGACTCTGATTACCTGCCGAGGATTCACGAGTCACTCAAGAGTAGAAGGAAGGAGATAAAGACCTTGTTGACGCATTTAGGGTGTAACGAGGGGAGGGTGTCGACCCTATCATCATTTCCACTGCTTGGGTGCCCAAATGCGGTTTATAAAGGGGTGTGCGGTTCCCCTGATATCCTTCGGAGGGGAAGAGCAATTTCCCAGAGCAGGTACACGGAGGATGACATTATTAGTCCACATGTCAGGTTTTCCTCAATCACCAATAACATCAGGAACAGAAGGGGTGGGATTGAGATTCTAATCAAGGCGTATGAACACGGGTCTGATTCTACAGCTTCAGAGTCCCAAGATCCAACGAGTACTAATCACTCTGCAAACGTGCATGTAGAGAATCTTGACGAGTATATAAGGGACCAAGTTGTTGCAAGCGACCCCATGCTTTCTGCAGAGACTCTGTTGCAGACAAAGGGTACCAAGGGGACAGCCTCCGGCGACCACAAAAACATTCATATGGACGCAATTGTGTTTGGGATGGGCATGTGTTGTTTACAACTCACATTTTCGTGTCTGGACATTAATGAAGCTCGCTATCTACACGACCAAATGGCGGTTTTGGCGCCTCTATTCATTGCTCTAACAGCATCCACAGTGGTATTTCGAGGAGCTCTGGCGGCGACAGACACGAGATGGGAGGTTCTATGTCAAGCAATGGACGATGTCAAGGCCTCTGAAAAATCAATGGTCCAAAAATCGAGGTTTTCCAGTGCCTCGCTCTACAttggaaatgatgaatttCTCAAGAAGAATTACAGTGTATTAAACGACAATAAGGTAGCGTGTCTCTCGAGCATTTACGATAAACTTGTGGAAAATGGAGtggactccattcttgcGAGGCATTTTGCCCACATTTTCCTTTACCAACCTCTAGTCGTCTATAAGGAAGATTTTGATGCCGTTGACTGCTCGGCCACTGATGCACACTTTGAAGTTTTCCAGAGCACAAACTGGAACAGCGTGCGGTTTAAACCGCCTCCAGTTGTCAAGCATGAAAAGGAGGGGACCACGTATCCCATTCCATGGCGTGTGGAGCTTAGGCCTTGTGAGATCCAGATTAGGGACTCTGAGAATGCAGTCTTCCTAACAGCGATTCCCTACATTATAAAAACCTTGTTGAGGGAAAAATGGAACCTCTACGTCCCTCTCTCTCTCGTAGATGCCAACATCAAGAGATCATCATCCATCAACGCGTGTATCgttcaaaagttttacatgCGcacaaacatttttgaaaatcGCATAAACATTAAGGAAATGACAACGTTCGACATCTTCTTTGGGGAGCTGGGTCTGATTAACCGCTGCATGCAACACCTCGAGGCTGACTACAAGTCGGGACTATTCAGCCAGGAATCCTATGAAGGGATGAAGAAAAGCtttgaatttataaaggaCAGATGCACAGGAAAAGTACCAACTAATGCTGTCGAAATTCGCAATTTTATACTAAACCATCCAAAGTACAATCATGATGGTCTTGTCAACAGGGAAATCGTCTTTGACCTCGTCACACAACTAGCCGATTAG
- a CDS encoding hypothetical protein (encoded by transcript BEWA_036640A), whose product MEPDGTLIRNVDEFLKQTTDPEYKQIFRIPVDIDITMQPETDVIELKEFSERNIKKFTVKPEMRLRFTLGLVRFGRHVLNRRIRGLIDRDIIWEGGLEMPRITLFSRYRNGNCVTSKYVYAGDETGFALEHRKTIQVFKHPRDEEVKINY is encoded by the coding sequence ATGGAGCCAGACGGAACTTTGATCCGTAACGTGGATGAGTTTTTGAAGCAAACGACTGACCCAGAGTACAAGCAAATCTTCAGAATTCCAGTGGACATTGACATTACCATGCAGCCTGAAACTGATGTAATTGAGCTTAAAGAATTTTCTGAGCGCAATATCAAAAAGTTTACAGTAAAGCCTGAAATGAGACTGAGGTTTACGCTCGGTCTTGTTCGATTTGGTCGTCACGTTCTCAACCGAAGAATCCGGGGGCTCATTGACCGAGACATTATCTGGGAGGGGGGACTTGAGATGCCAAGAATCACGCTCTTTTCGCGATACAGAAACGGGAATTGTGTGACCTCAAAGTACGTGTATGCAGGGGATGAGACGGGGTTTGCGCTGGAGCATCGAAAGACGATACAAGTTTTCAAGCATCCCAGAGATGAAGAGGTTAAAATAAATTATTGA
- a CDS encoding hypothetical protein (encoded by transcript BEWA_036650A): protein MTTLLPSVIIDIGKGANGDGSAYYPPEESSGQQVRLEESEDPPNSSFWKFEHEALAGQPFMVREVKYNGMGVPNITPSGPIYDYSVWYWKHDEEMTNPLLIEVWKNGKYEYSSNKGNNSWTRYKDPQLQQLQGKRLEKKLESLNCQYHKLVTINLTDDVSKEYARSQKPYCCNKHERSGQGRVSVTSGKINVSGQTITAYKHELDPSFQLAGIKYNEGGVGGPRKNIKLKAFSFPIDGSISVYVFYCQKHDPLLIYVETTNPDAKGWYKRQKNSSGKDEEWKKLPELREITPGNLLQNTGCGKYTKLVRALKKVGCAVSATCSATSFVTVAYEQANRTSSQQEEQDSQRSEGTGSTGEDEEDEEDKEEYEADTDSQPSAPGPSGEPGEGAAGPSGPTGDSEDSGGGGRKESQEGESRPAESAPSESGRDGDIVQDSGEVDQSLPKTQGAEKGAEGAKAASSEGLPPPTPLEEPKPPARSVGAAPLGLMAIFKISSGVFGGSGAVGLAGYHLYKHTRDPWVRQI, encoded by the coding sequence ATGACTACTCTTCTACCCAGTGTTATCATAGACATAGGTAAGGGTGCTAATGGAGACGGATCTGCATACTATCCTCCTGAGGAATCTTCTGGCCAACAGGTCAGGTTGGAAGAGTCTGAGGATCCTCCAAACTCCAGCTTCTGGAAGTTTGAACATGAGGCACTAGCTGGACAGCCTTTCATGGTTAGGGAAGTTAAGTATAATGGTATGGGTGTTCCAAACATAACACCTAGTGGTCCCATTTATGATTACTCAGTATGGTATTGGAAACACGATGAAGAAATGACTAATCCATTACTCATAGAagtatggaagaatggtaaatatgaatataGTTCTAACAAGGGAAATAATAGCTGGACTAGATATAAAGATCCTCAACTCCAACAACTCCAAGGTAAGAGACTTGAAAAGAAGCTGGAAAGCCTCAATTGCCAATACCACAAATTGGTCACCATAAATCTTACGGATGACGTTTCTAAGGAGTATGCTAGAAGTCAAAAACCGTACTGTTGTAACAAGCATGAACGTAGTGGTCAAGGAAGGGTCTCTGTTACTTCTGGGAAGATAAATGTAAGTGGTCAAACTATTACGGCCTACAAGCATGAACTTGACCCTAGCTTTCAATTGGCCGGTATTAAGTACAATGAAGGTGGTGTAGGTGGtccaaggaagaatataaaactGAAGGCATTTTCTTTTCCCATCGATGGTTCTATTAGTGTTTATGTCTTTTATTGCCAAAAGCATGACCCATTATTAATATACGTTGAAACAACAAACCCAGACGCTAAAGGATGGTATAAAAGGCAAAAGAATAGTAGtggtaaagatgaagagtggaAAAAACTCCCTGAACTCCGAGAGATAACACCAGGGAATCTTCTCCAGAATACTGGTTGTGGCAAATACACTAAACTTGTGAGAGCACTAAAGAAGGTCGGATGTGCTGTCTCGGCAACATGTAGCGCCACTTCTTTCGTGACGGTAGCCTATGAACAAGCTAATCGAACCTCATCTCAACAAGAAGAACAAGACTCCCAACGTTCTGAAGGTACCGGATCTACTggggaagatgaagaggatgaggaagacaaagaggaatATGAAGCTGATACTGATAGTCAACCTAGTGCTCCTGGACCTTCAGGTGAGCCTGGTGAAGGTGCTGCTGGACCTAGTGGACCTACTGGTGATAGTGAAGATAGTGGAGGTGGTGGAAGAAAAGAGAGTCAAGAAGGTGAATCTAGACCTGCTGAATCTGCCCCTAGTGAATCTGGTAGAGATGGTGATATAGTACAAGACTCTGGTGAAGTTGATCAATCCTTACCTAAAACTCAAGGTGCTGAAAAAGGAGCTGAAGGTGCTAAAGCTGCTTCTTCTGAAGGCCTTCCTCCTCCTACTCCTCTTGAAGAACCTAAACCTCCTGCAAGATCTGTTGGAGCTGCTCCTCTAGGATTAATGGcaatctttaaaatatcatcTGGCGTTTTTGGTGGAAGTGGCGCAGTTGGTCTGGCAGgttatcatttatataagCATACCAGAGACCCTTGGGTcagacagatttaa
- a CDS encoding signal peptide containing protein (encoded by transcript BEWA_036660A), with translation MIFFARLHFDLTDLKVIIIIISLLLQRACALPPSRDKNPIDLDISGPRPKGVLITKSVIYNEGCYYSVRKDCSGGNKIGDVSDGGK, from the coding sequence GCGTCTGCACTTTGATCTTACGGATCTAAAAGTGATTATAATCATCATATCCTTGCTTCTGCAACGTGCATGCGCTCTACCACCTTCCAGGGATAAAAATCCAATCGACTTGGACATCTCTGGACCGCGTCCCAAGGGAGTTTTAATTACGAAATCTGTAATATACAATGAAGGGTGTTACTATTCCGTCAGAAAGGATTGCTCAGGAGGTAACAAAATCGGTGATGTCAGCGATGGAGGTAAGTAA